The genome window TATGGGTCATAGCAACAAATATCGATGATAGcgattgtttttttttatgtaaatagcaattagatatagctataaaatagctggatttataggtttttgttaaatatacatataaaatagcatacatacaagggtattttgatgtGATCATAGTTATCGATAGCGGCCATAGCGACCGCTATCACGAATAGCGTTGCGAATCGATGGACCTGCGCTATTTGGATCTCGCGGCTGAAAAGCGTGAAAATAGCGACCTCCGGCGATGAATTCCGGCGACGGCGCTGCTATTTGGCCGGAAACATGTGAGAAGAAGATGCGACCAGGAGAAGAAGATGCAGAGTAGCAGCGGCGTGTTTAACTCTTCTAGGGTTAAATAACATCCTAGGGTTAAATAACATTAGATATTTTAATATTTCACCCCTATATCTTTCACCAGTTTATATTTAGCCCCTAAAACTTATAACTTTTACATAAAAAAAGTGTAAAATTAGTTTGtgtatttaaacatttaaccccctctatcttcactagtttacatttggtccttaaacttCTAATTTTATGcataaaaagtataaaattaacattatatacatatataaattataaatatctatattttttatttttaaaattttctactACCTTATCGCTATACATGAAATAGCGAGCGCTATTTCATCGTtatcgctacgtagcatataggtaccttgtcgctatttgtcgctattcgctatcgataactatggatgtgatatacatataaaaattttcaaaattctttttctagtgtaatcgctatttataaaatagccgtcgctctttgtcgctattcgctacgtagcctataggtgccttgtcgctattcgctatcgacaaCTATGGTTTCGAGTATACACTTTTATCAACGTATAAACGTTATTTTGTGTAGGGTCCGAGAAAGAAGATCCTTCTTGCGTTAGAATCCAAAGGATGAGCTCATGTTTTGAAACGGTATGTGCTTTGTGGGTTAAATTTTGTTCTTAGGCGTCTTGATGAAGTCACATTGATAGGATTAGAACTGTGTAATAATTACTATGAATTTGGTGTGCTATACTATATAATGTTAATTTTCTAGATTTACCTACCCGCAGTAGGTTCGTGCCTTTGATAATATTGTTTACTTTTTGTTTTAGAACTTTGATTGTTTTAATTCATTTTATTAACTTGTATAAAATgaatattttctttgttttttttctaaaaaaatatttttaacattttAGTTATTGCATACTATCTATATAAAGTAATAAATAGGTGAGAAGTATACAATGCTTCTCTATTTTTGCAATTTCTATGCTGAATATTTTAGTCACTTTTGGAGTCCATTGCAAAATCTGCTTAACACTTTGACTAGAACAAGGTACAGGTTCGACTGTTAAACGCCATCGTGTTTTGTAGTTTGACCTCAAATTGTCAACGGTAGAGTAGTTGAAGCGAATTCAATACTTTGTTGTGACCACCTGACAAGAATTTCGTTACCAAAAGACAGTTTATCATGGATCAATCATGCTTATTAGCATGCCAACTTAAAACAGCTCTAAATAGGCTAGTAACACCCACCAATGTCTGTTGTCACCGCCTACAGGTCACGAACACGACCTTCATCACCAACACTAGCATCACCTACATCACCGCTGACACAACCATTGTGACCGCTGTCGTCACCATTGCAGTTACTACCAATCCCGTCATGAGCTTTACATTCTCCACCATAATTGCCGCCTCACCTTCATCCACACCTCCACCTTGGTCATCACTGCCGCTACTACTTTCACCTTTAATAATGCTGCCACCACTGGCGCCGTAGGAACAAATGTAGCAAGCGAACCCTTTTTGATACTTTTTGCTTTTTAAAAAAGGTGAGGTCGAAGTCTTACTCAAAAATAAACCAAATTACACTAAATAGCTagtggtaaatgggtatcgaacacagTGAGTGAAAAATGTGTTTTCTAGTTAGCTTGCAAATTACCACTAACAAAATTAAAATGCAAAAAAGTAATCTCAAGATTTGGTTGTTTGATTTATTAAATTTAGAATAACTAATTATCACTTAACAAGTTTTGTATTCAGAAATAACAAATAATGCTTTTCCCCGGTTTCAGGTTTTCTATGAAGAACAATGTCAAAGTTTAATTGGGatgaactacatagacatagttcgtgagtgtgtgtttgattgtgataaAAGGGGACCAAGTACTTAGGATTACAAGAACGCAAGGTTGTCACCCGATAATCAGTTTCATATAGCCAACTCCAAATCCCTCCCCATAAATCCTGATTGCCTATGGCACCAATAACTCATGGTTTAGAAAAAAGAATCTAACAATACAAACAGTTACTAATCGAACTCACAATCGCCATAGCAATACAATCAAAGGATTAAACTACTATCCCACAAATAACATAAATAATGACAAGTGTTCACAAGAAAACCTTACAATCCGGGGAAAACATAAAGGAAATTAGCCACACATCGTTTGGTTGATCATCATCACTTCAAATCCGTTGTTCATGTGAATCAAAGATGATAAAGTAACAATAAGAACACCCAAAATAATGTCTTGGAACCCTTAAATCGCCTCAAACAAGTTCTGAAACGAAAATGGTGAAAAAGATAATGAAAGGTCACCACCGCACTAACTTTTATCAAGAAAACTAAAATCTGTGTCTtgcctccaccgtaagctacggtggctaccgtagatTACAGATTACGGTGGCTTCAAAACTCCTACGGTGGAGACATCCTGTGCTACGGTAGCACCCAATTTTTGCTCCATCTTGATTTCTTCAACCACTTCTCTTCCATTCTCTTTCCGCTCTAAACCATGCTTACTTTTTAGATGCATCTTTTACACCTCTTGTACCTACCATGACAGACACACCGTAGTCATCCAATCCCTTAAAATAACACACTTAAACATACGATTTTCATTATATTTATATCAATTAAGGGTTGTCAATTGTCATACAGTCCACCTGTCAGACCCGAACTAAATTGATATGTTTTTAGAACTTTTTAGTCTTACCCAACGTTACCTTATCGCCACCCTACCTCTCGGTTTTGCCATACTAATTAATAGACATAACAAATCTTCCAACATTATTTGGTTCGTACTTAGATAAACACCCATTTACACATTTAAATAACTACATAAAATCTGAAAATTTCATACGGTCAGGTAGTTGAAATGTTTATGAATAGATTACGATAGAAGTTAGTAGGATACAATTTAAAAATGTTGATATCGTGATCACCAGTATATCATACTTGACACAACTGGTCCTTCTAGATCCATTTTTCTCGTGTTTAACCTTTAAcaaacttaggggctgtttgtcaACATCTATACCAGTAAGGGTTGAGTCAGTAAGAAGTCTGATGGGCTAACAGACTCTGAACTagtaagtgttgaaccagtaagagtaCACCGatgtggtggtggttggtggtgaaGGAAGTGGTGACGGATCGAGGAGTTGGTGCGCGAGTGGTCGGGTGAGGGTTATGAACACAAGTGAAGGGATAAAGGAGGTAAAATTTTCATTTAGCATCATTTTAAAACTTAACGGGTAAAAGGATTGTTTTCTGATTAAGAGGGTGTCATTCTGGTAAAACAAACACAGTTAATGTTGAGGTAGCCTCTTAATAGAATTATTAAGAAGCTGTCAAACAACCCATTTAAAATTGTTAGGAATAAAAATTAATTTAAGGCATTATCGTATAATGGGTGTATTTTCAATTTATTATGTGACTTAACTTGTTGATTTGGCCAAAGACCTCAAGAAAACCAACAAAGACAATAATGTCTATAACTAATTATTGATGTACTACTACCAAAAAAAGCATGGGCGGTGAACAAGATGGTGTGCAAAATTAGTGACGAATTTAAGTTTAGGACGCACTTAAATTTGTCAACAATTTGTGATCACATTAATTaggggtgtttggtgttgcgttttcaaaatagattatgcgttttcaaaatagattttgcgttttcaaaactgcgttttgaaaaaacatgtaggtacatgcttctccaaaattgcgttttggaggcagacaatcactttttcatccaaacacttttttagattatttatgttttacaaacgcaataatcaaataatcacttcaaaacgtaatcccaaacgTTTGGAGACGTGAAAATACTTTTATCATATTAATTACATTGATGGTCCCTAAGATTAGGCCGTATTACATCTTAAGTCTCAACCGTTTTTAAATTACATGTATGGTCCCCACTATTTACTTAACCGTAACACACATGGTCGTTGAAGTGGGCGTCAGTTAGTTTTTTGAGTTAAAGTTATAAAATGACGAACAAAAATAAACCAATTAGGGATGACAATGAGCCGGGTAATTAGGTATAGGACATTGAATCGGGTGTAACACCTCAACCCGGAAcaggctgacgtgtcactcttaCAAATATCAAAACTAAAATCAATCCATAACGTTAAAAGGGAAAAGGtcttaattacattttattacatTACAAAAATAAACAGTTCCAACTTCTTTTAACGCTTCTCATCGATTCCCCAAATATCCCAGATTACCTGTAAACAAATAAGACAAACACAAATAGAAAACTACGACTGAGCCAAAAGTTgcccagtaacggagaaatcaacagtaaaTGTAAAGGCAGGCATACGGAAAGAAACATGAGACGGTACTGACACTAAACAAATATGAATTCTGGCACTGAAACAGATACTTATATAACTTGAATCCCAATACTTATACAGAACGGATACTAAACATAATCAGCTGCATATATAAACATATCAACCATGTCATGACAGATACAAGACATACGTGACAACATATAACTCCACAATAGATTGGAAAGTAAGGCTATGGGGTGTGAGGGCCATGGATTGGAACATTATTTCCACATAGGATAATTAATTAAATGATACACCATCCCCCTCCTTGATTGATGGTGGttcccatggattaaaccacgattaccacgaccctcccatttgataattttaagacaaaaataaattaaaaaaattaaaggggtggtggtttgggtcatgaccacacccttagggtagtggttttgaatggtGGATTAAAGATGGATGACATATCGCCTATGTGGAGgatcatggtggtcatgagggtcatgaccacaccctatagcctaagatGTGAGTATAATTGTTTtataaggctaaagggtgtgTGGGTCATGGTTGTGACATGATTCGCCACATAGGAACATGCATagaaggctacaccaccccctttGCCTGATCCATCATGGTtcgcatggattaaaccatggcaaccatgatcTTCTTTTCCatttttcaagattttcttttctttttcttacacataaataatttaaaataaataaggagatagtggtttgggtcataaCCACATCTTATGttagtggttttggatgatggattaaaGGTAAGTAACATGACTCTCACGtagagggtcatggtggtcatgagggtcatgaccacaccctatagcctaattgGTCACTTGTTAAAAATATTAGACATATTTTTATAAGATGTGTTTCATGAgctaaaaaaaatagaaatatgCAAAATAATTTGGAAAGACAAATAAAATTCCATAATTAAAGAAATGTGTTTGAAAATTATTAATTGAAATGGTTTTAGTTATAGTTAAACTTGGTATGGCTACCATATATTTGCGATGTTTGATTGAGAAAACTGAATATGACATCTATCTTGGTCGTATATATAAGCAAATTGCTAAAAGGATTTGTACAAAATTATCAAGTTATATAATGTATATCCTTAAACCCATGTACCACACGGGTCTATCTTCTATCATAACTAAAATATCAAACCAATTAGTATAGAAAAAAACTAACAATAACCTCTACTTATTAACTTTAGTATACTTTAAAACTTTCGAGTATTACAACAGATGTAAGTCCCACATCGGTTGATGAGGAGAACGAAGCCTTCCATATAAGGGGGTGAAAATCTTCTCTACCAAGACGCGTTTTACATGGGCGAGCAACTCGCCAGGTGAAAACAAAACCGTGAGTTTCTGGATGGGCAACCCATCGGGGGAAAAATGGACAATATCTTGACACGGTTTACTTAGGCTGTTACAAGGGGTTTGTCGGTGATGGGGAGCCATCCAGCGAATTGTGGGATTGCAGCAAAGGTGGCCTCAATTCTCGTTTTTCTGACGGTGCAGTGGCCGACCGATGGGTTTAAGTGGGGGAGGGTATTGGTAGGGTTGTGTGGTGCCCATCtacttttttattttcattttttaattctTGTTTTCTATTAGGGATAAAATAGACAATTTACATACACTTAACAGAAAAAGTTAACTTTCATCCTACGTAAGGTCCATCTGTGTTACGTTGAGTGAACAACAATGACTATAGGTGTAATATTAGAAAGGTGAGGGACTAAAGGTGCAACATGACGTAACCAAAGGGAACATCCATGTACAAGGGGTTTGTCGGTGATGGGGAGCCATCCGGCGAGTTGTGGGATTGCAGCAAAGGTGGCCTCAATTCTCGTTTTTCTGATGGTGAAGTGGCCGACCGATGGGTTTAAGTGGGGGAGGGTATTGGTAGGGTTGTGTGGTGCCCATCTACTTTTtgattttcatttttaaattctTGTTTTCCATTTGGGATAAAATTGACAATTTACATACACTTAACAGAAAAAGTTAACTTTCGTCCTATGCAAGGTCCATCTGTGTTACGTTGAGTGAACCACAATTACTATAGGTGTAATATTAGAAAGGTGAGGGACTAAAGGTGCAACATGACGTAACCAAAGGGAACATCCATGTAAGtaacttttttttctttattCAAAAACTGATTAAATATACATTTCCAAACCATAAATGATAActaaaatcaaaatcaaatttaaaGTTGTCCCGAAGAATCTGCAACGGAATATATTTTCACCAATATCAGATGTAAAAATTAACGATAAAAGTATCTTTTACCAGTTACAAATCCGTAGCAAAAAGCCTATATGATTAACAATCCATGGTAATATTTTACGCAAACCGGGCACGTCTAGCCAAGACGTGTTGTACACTAAATGATTATGCAAAATGTGCCTCATACACGACATGTTTCGTTGTGTCGAATCATTACTTTTTCCCAAATAAGTTTTTAGTAGTAATTCATGTGTTTAGAGGCGTAAAGGCTTAATCTAGTTCATCATTAATGAGTTCTAATCAAAGTAAAGTTTTGATGCAGATATACTTGTTAATTAGTGTCTATAATAAGCAAAAAAGAAAATGAATTCAACCACCTATTCTTTCATATTGCCATTATAAATTGGGAAGCCACAAGTCCCTAAATGTTCTTGTAGATATCAATGGGGAGAGTTCATCAACCATTGCTACTAGTCACCTTTTTTATAGCTTTCTTAAGCATTACAAGCATAACCGAAGGCCGGTCGACACCATTCAAGAAGTCCGATGAATCAAGTGGGTTAACCGACGAGAAATTTCTCCTTCATTTGATTCACCATGGGCTCATACCCGGTTTGTTACCATTTGGCGGGCTTGGACCACTTGGTGGGCTTGGACCACTTGGCGGGCTTGGACCATTTGGTGGGCTTGGACCACTTGGTGGGCTTGGACTCCCCCTAGGGGGTTTACCACTTGGTTGGTTGGGTGGGCTTCCGCTTCCACTTCcatttccttttccttttccttttcgtggCTTCCCTCCAGGCGGTCGTGGTCCCTTTCCATGGCGTCGTGGCTTTCCGGGAGGTTCTAGTGGCTTCCCGGGCGGTGCAGGTGGCCTTGGAGGTGAACCTGAGACGGAGAAAAAACGAGTTTGAAAGAAATCCATCACCTTGATTGTGTATGGAACTTACAAAGCCTTATGATGAAATAATCATCAAATATAATAATTAGGCTTCTTATAATGTACCTAAAgttttatagtgtgtgatttttcattcttttctgaatactatattttttatattcatgaattatatgctactttgaatgtctATCAAGTCTGTTTACATATTTCTTTGAGTCGTGACACTGGTATTAAgttaataaataatataataaaaaatacatttctcttgaaaatgaaaaacaaataaattaatCCTATTGTTATTAAAAAAGGACTTGTTAAATCTTCACTCTAAACATCCTTAAGCACTTTAACCTACAAAACAAGCACAACAGTTTTGTTTATTTGAAAAATAGGTCTTCTTAAAAATTCATTCGTTGGGTAGATTGATGTAAATTTCctttgtatatgttgtaattatGGCCTCTTACCCGTTTGGGTCAGAGACGTGTATTTGTTGACCTTTAGCCCGTTTAGATCGGGAGCGTCAGACGTGTTTTTATAAAGTTTACATTTCAAAAAAACATGCATAATTTACAAACTTCATTGCAGAAaacaattgttgaaatcgataaACCAATGATGGTTTCAATAATCAATAGACCAACGGATTTATTTGTTGCCACCATTAATTAAGGGGATACGGGGTGTCGCGGCAAAGGGAATCGACAACCCCTGTGCTGATCGGCAACACTGCCGCCAAAGATCTTTGTCGCGTGGGAAGGTGCCAAATTGGGGAGAACATGCCGCATGGGGGAGGGTGATGTGACCGTTGGGGTGTTTTTTTTGAACGtttagtttatataaaaaaacaacaatAAACACCACTATAAATATCATTCCATTCTAAAAAATTCTCACctaattcttaaaaattctctcccaattcttaaaaattctcacCCAATTTAAAAAGTTCTCAAGCACACCATGGATAGACAAAACAAGAGCGAGGCAAGAAAAAAGTATCGGGTTCGGGTTCGAATGCGAGAGGGCGTGGCTCGCAAAGTAGACGAGGCGAATCAAGTGTGTATCAACCCAACTTCTCCCCATATTTTTTTCCGCAAACGAGTTTTTATAACACCAATCCCAACCCAACTATCCACCACAATTTTTTTTCATTATCACAAGGTCCCACGATGGTTGCACCGGGTGTATACGAGTATCCTACGGAAGCCCAAAacgcttttgacccgtttgcttaTCGGAGTCCACCGTCTCAATCTCTAAGAGATAATCTTGAACACGTGCTTTCCATATACGATGACAACGAAGATGATGAATTTGTACCCGATACTCAACACttagatgaagatgaagaagtcGACGAAGAGGAAGATCTTCAAGGTGAAGTAGAAGCCGAACATGAAGGGAAAGGAAAAGGGAATAGGGCG of Helianthus annuus cultivar XRQ/B chromosome 1, HanXRQr2.0-SUNRISE, whole genome shotgun sequence contains these proteins:
- the LOC110927127 gene encoding small nuclear ribonucleoprotein-associated protein B-like, coding for MGRVHQPLLLVTFFIAFLSITSITEGRSTPFKKSDESSGLTDEKFLLHLIHHGLIPGLLPFGGLGPLGGLGPLGGLGPFGGLGPLGGLGLPLGGLPLGWLGGLPLPLPFPFPFPFRGFPPGGRGPFPWRRGFPGGSSGFPGGAGGLGGEPETEKKRV